One genomic segment of Cinclus cinclus chromosome 31, bCinCin1.1, whole genome shotgun sequence includes these proteins:
- the LOC134055224 gene encoding uncharacterized protein LOC134055224, whose product MCSRQSGCHGCGCCCCCQGSSQSQSSSGGGGGGSCCGGGSSRGSAQKIIISSGGGGGGGGGSSGCCSGGSGGGSSKSMMGGGGGGGSGGCCGGSSGGGSSGMKIIMGGGGGGGSGGCCGGGSSKSMMGGGGGGGSGGCCGGGSGGGSSKSMMGGGGGGGSGGCCGGGSGGGSSKSMMGGGGGGGSGGCCGGGSGGGSSKSMMGGGGGGGSGGCCGGGSGGGSSKSMMGGGGGGGSGGCCGGGSGGGSSKSMMGGGGGGGSGGCCGGGSGGGSSKSMMGGGGGGGSGGCCGGGSGGGSSGMKIIMGGGGGGGGSGGCCGGGSGSGGASKSMMGGGGGGGSGGCCGGGSGSGSGGSAQKIIISSGGGGGGGSSGCCGGGYGGGSSGGKIIMGGGGGGGGGCCGGGSGGGSSGQTIIISSGGGGGGSSQQKCPIVIPSVVSHQTKQSSHWPGQQK is encoded by the coding sequence ATGTGCTCCAGACAAAGCGGGTGCCACggctgcggctgctgctgctgctgccagggcagctcccagtCCCAGAGCTCCTCCGGCGGGGGAGGAGGCGGATCCTGCTGTGGTGGAGGATCCTCCAGAGGATCAGCCCAGAAGATCATTATCAGCTCTGGCggtggaggtggaggaggaggaggctcctCTGGGTGCTGCAGTGGAGGATCCGGTGGCGGATCTTCAAAGAGCATGATGGGaggtggaggaggtggaggatcCGGCGGATGCTGCGGTGGTAGCTCTGGTGGTGGCTCTTCTGGGATGAAGATCATCATGGGAGGTGGGGGTGGTGGTGGATCTGGCGGATGCTGTGGTGGAGGATCCTCAAAGAGCATGATGGGAGGAGGAGGCGGTGGAGGATCCGGCGGATGCTGCGGTGGTGGATCCGGTGGTGGATCCTCAAAGAGCATGATGGGAGGAGGAGGCGGTGGAGGATCCGGCGGATGCTGCGGTGGTGGATCCGGTGGTGGATCCTCAAAGAGCATGATGGGAGGAGGAGGCGGTGGAGGATCCGGCGGATGCTGCGGTGGTGGATCCGGTGGTGGATCCTCAAAGAGCATGATGGGAGGAGGAGGCGGTGGAGGATCCGGCGGATGCTGCGGTGGTGGATCCGGTGGTGGATCCTCAAAGAGTATGATGGGAGGAGGAGGCGGTGGAGGATCCGGCGGATGCTGCGGTGGTGGATCCGGTGGTGGATCCTCAAAGAGCATGATGGGAGGAGGAGGCGGTGGAGGATCCGGCGGATGCTGTGGTGGTGGATCTGGTGGTGGATCCTCAAAGAGCATGATGGGAGGAGGAGGCGGTGGAGGATCCGGCGGATGCTGTGGTGGTGGATCTGGTGGTGGCTCTTCTGGGATGAAGATCATCATGGGAGGCGGTGGAGGCGGTGGAGGATCTGGCGGATGCTGCGGTGGTGGATCTGGCAGCGGTGGAGCCTCAAAGAGCATGATGGGAGGTGGAGGTGGTGGAGGATCCGGCGGATGCTGTGGTGGTGGATCCGGCAGTGGCAGTGGTGGATCAGCCCAGAAGATCATCATCAGCTCTggcggcggaggaggaggaggctcctCTGGGTGCTGCGGAGGGGGATATGGTGGCGGCTCCTCAGGAGGGAAGATCATCATGGGAGGGGGAGGCGGTGGCGGTGGAGGATGCTGCGGTGGCGGATCCGGCGGCGGCTCCTCAGGCCAGACCATCATCATCAGCTCTGGAGGTGGCGGCGGAGGCTCCTCCCAGCAGAAATGTCCCATTGTCATCCCCAGCGTGGTGTCCCACCAGAC